In the genome of Paraburkholderia caribensis, the window CGCGCGCGTCGGCGATACGGCGAGCGAGGCGCGTGGCTCCCGCACGCAAGCATCGCTGCCGCCGTTGCTGTATCGCCATGCACACGCGAGCGTCGCCGTCGACGATCCATCGCGGTTGATTCCCACGCAGGCCCATGCATTCGCGCGCGAATCGTTCATCGACGAAGTGGCGCACGATGCGCGGCGCGATCCCGTCGCACTGCGGCTCGATCATCTCGATGTCACGCGCGACGCGGGCGCGCGCCAAATCATTCGGATGGTGAGCGAACGCGCGGCGTGGGGCGCTGCGCCGCAGGCTGCTCAGGCGCCTGCTTCGCCATGGCTGCGCGGGCGTGGCTTTGCGTTCGACGGCCAGACGCGCGAAGCGACGCGGCGCGTCGATGCGCTGCCCGATTATTCTCCGGGCAACACACGCGCCGAGCCGCCGCCGATGGGCTGGTCGGCGTGGGTGGTCGATCTCGACGTCAACCGCGTAACGGGCGACATCGCCGTGCGCCGCGTGGTGGCGGGCCAGGGTGCGGGAACACCGGATGCCGCCGCACTCCAGGGGCTTCCGGCATGGCAGATCGAAGAAGCGATTGCGCGCGCGACAGGCGTGCGCCGGATCGCGCGCGCGTCGCACGACGAAGCGGGCGGCGCGGCTACGCCTGTCTCGCACGATCTGATCGACGCGCAAAACGAGCGGGCATCGAATGTCACTCCGCGCTCCGCATTAGACGACCGACGCATCGAGCAGGCGGCAGCGCCCGTCGCGGCAGCAATCGCCAATGCGCTTTACGACGCCACGGGCGTGCGCTTTCGCGCCCCGCCGTTCGACCCGGAACAGATTCGCCGCGCGTTTGCCGCAGCCGGTCCTGCCGTCATGCTCGACGCGCCCGCGGCAGCCCGGCGGCCCTCGCGCTGGCGGCGGTGGCTGGCGGGTGGTGGCATCGGCGGGGTGGCGGGAGGGTTGATCGGGCTTGCGTGCTCGATCCTGCCTGGGCCGTCGCCGATCGCGCCGTTGCCCGCAGGCGCGGGTGCCGACGCATCGATGTGGAGCGCGGCAATGCTCGAACGCGGCCGCCAGGTTGCGATTGCTGGCGACTGCGCCGTGTGTCATACGGCGCCCGGCGGGCACGTCAATGCAGGCGGCCTCGCGCTGCAGACGCCGTTCGGCACCGTCTGGTCGACCAACATCACGCCTGATCGCGACACGGGCATCGGCGCGTGGTCCTATGAAGCGTTCGCGCGCGCGATGCGCCAGGGCATTGCACGCGACGGCCGGCATCTCTATCCCGCGTTCCCGTACACGGCGTTCGCGCGCATGAGCGAGTCCGACATGATGGCGCTATACGCGTACCTGATGTCGCAGCCTGCCGTGCAGCACGCCGCTCCCGAAACGAAGCTGCCGTTCCCGATGAACCAGCGGCGGCTCGTCGCGGGCTGGAACTGGCTGTTTCATGACGCGCGCGCATACCAGCCGGACGCACAGCAATCGGCGCTGTGGAATCGCGGCAAATATCTGGTGGATGGCGCGGCGCATTGCGGCGCGTGCCATACGCCGCGCAACGCGCTGGGCGCGGAGAAGGGCGGCTTTGCGTATCTGGGCGGCGGCAGCGCCGAGGGCTGGGACGCGCCGGCGCTCGTTGCTGCGCGAGCCGCGCCCGTGCCGTGGACGGAAGACGCGCTGTTCACCTATCTGCGCAAAGGGTTCTCCGCCGAACACGGCGTGGCCGCGGGGCCGATGGCGCCCGTCGTGGCGGGACTGGCGAGCCTGCCGGAGCCGGATGTCCGCGCGATAGCGCACTATATCGCCTCGCTTTCTCCTCCCGTCGATCCCGCCGTCGCCGCGCAAGCCGCCGCGCAACGCGCCGCAGGGGCGAACGCGGATGCGCTGACAGCGGCCGGTTTCCAGAACGGACGGCGCATGTTCGAGGCAGCTTGCGCGGTATGTCATGCGGAATCGGGCGGCGTGGGCCATCTGGGCGTGCGTCCGCTGATGGGCCTGAACACCAGCGTGAGTCAGGCGAGTCCGGAGAACCTGTTGCGCGTGATGATGCGCGGTATCGCTCAGCCCGCCACGGAAGGGCTTGGCTACATGCCGGGTTTCAAGGACAGCTTCGACGATCAGCAGCTCGCGGAGCTGGCAGGCTACATTCGTGCGCGCTATGCGCCTGGCCAGCCTGCATGGCACGGCCTTGCAGAGGCGGCCGCAGGCCTGCGCGAGGCGGTGCATTGATCCCGCGGCTGGCGTCACCGCGTTCGTGCCGGATGACGGGCGCGCCCGGGCCGGCACGGCGTATGCGTGGGGACTGTCGATTGGCTGGTTGGCTGGTTGGCAGGTTCGGCGGGTCTGAACAGCCGAATTTGCCTGCGTCTGATCGTTCATGCCGCGCCGTGCAGATCGTGGCGCACGCTCAATACGGGATCGGTCACCCAGTCGGCTAGCCAGTCTTTCCATTTTGCCCACCGATGCGCGTCGAGTTCAAACTCTCCCGCCAATGCGCCCGTCCCTTCCGCACTGAGATCCGCGTAGACCAGCCTCTCGCCGTTCCACCAGGCAATCGCCGTGTCCGTCAGTTCCGCGACGGTATCCGGCCCGGCGTCGCGAAGCAGGGCCGTCAACTGCTGTTCGAAGTCTTCACGTTGCATGCTGGATGTCTCCTCTTGAATGGTTGCGGCACATCGTTTGCGGACTGGCTGTAACCCGGGTGTGTAACCCAAGTGCAAGAAGGGGCGAGTCATGGCAACGCAATGTGTCGAGCAATGGGCATTCGATGTACACGATGTACCGGCCGAAGAGGCCGTCGAGCGCTCCTGCTTTCAGCACAGCAAGCGGCACGCCGTGACGACGCGAAGAGGTTTTCGTTGCGCACGCATCTTCAGCGCAACGCGTGCGCTGCGGGTGCCCGTTAACCGAAACCATCTGCTGGCGGCCGCCAACGGCGGCGCTCGCGGCGAATCCGCATGACCGATACTACGAGTCAAACCGTGGCAAATGTACTGCTGGTCGACGACGACGCGGAGAATCTGTGGTCGCTGCAACTGGCGCTCGAAAGCGACGGTCATCATGTGAGCGTTGCAGGAGATGCCAACGGCGCGCTGGATATCCTGCGTCGCGAAGCCATCCATCTGATGATCACGGACTACGAAATGCCCGGCATCGACGGCGCGGAGTTGTGCCGTCTGGTGCATGAGCAGCCGGCCCATTGCGGGTTGCCGATCGTGTTGTTGTCGGCGGCGGCCGAACCGCCAGACCTTCGGCAATCCTGGACGCGGTTCTTTCGCAAACCGGCGCGCATCCGGGATCTGACGGCCGCGCTCGACGCCCACGTTGCAATGCGCCAGCCCGCCATGAGGCTGCCGCACCCAAAAGCCTGTGTGCGCGCAGTCCTGAGATGTCAGAACCTGCCCGCATCGCGCTGGATTGCCGTCGAACCCCGCTGCTGGCCATAAGCTGCGCCCATGTCGAGGCCGTTTAGCGGGGGCGTACAATCAGTCATTGAAACCCGCCACCGGACAGTCCCAGATGAGCGACATTCACAAGACGCACCATAGGGCGCACGAGACAGCGGAGACAGCTGAGCAATTCCGCATTCTCGTACAGGGCGTCACTGACTACGCGATCTACATGCTGTCGCCCGCAGGCGTCGTCACGAGCTGGAACGTCGGTGCCGAGCGGATCAAAGGGTACAGCCATGCCGAGATTCTTGGCCGGCACTTCTCGTGTTTCTATACCGACGCGGATAGAGCAGACGGCGCACCAGCCATGATTCTCGCCACGGCGGCGCGCGAGGGCCGCGCGGAACGCGAAGGATGGCGCGTGCGCAAGGATGGCAGCCGCTTCTGGGCCCATGTGGTGGTCGATGCCATTCGCGACGAGCGCGGCGAACTGCTCGGTTTTGCCAAGGTCACGCGCGACATTACCGAACGCAAGCAGTCGGCGGCTGCGCTGGAAAAGGCCAATGTGGCGTTATTCCAGGCGCAGAAGATGGAAGCGATCGGCAGGCTCACGGGTGGCGTCGCGCACGACTTCAACAATCTGCTCGCCGTGCTGTCCAACGGCCTGCAAGTGCTGGCCACGCAGTCGCGCACGCATCTGGACATGAAGATGATCGACGGCATGCGCCGCGCCATCGATCGCGGCGCTTCGCTCACGCAGCAACTGCTGTCTTTCGCGCGCCAGCAGCCGTTGCGGCCTGAAGTTCATGATCTGAACCTGTTGATCCGCGACTTCGAGCCGATGCTGGTGAAGGTGCGCGCCGATAACAGAACGAAATGCGAACTCGACCTGACGGGCGATTCCGCGTTCGCGCTCGTCGATGCCGCCCGCTTCGAAGCGACCTTGCTCAATCTCGTTGTCAACGCCGTGGACGCGATGCACGATGGCGGGACCGTGACGGTCGCGACGGCTACCGTCGAATCGGATAGAGCGGTCACGGCAGTGCTGACGGCGGGCCGCTATGTGCGGATCTCCGTATCCGACACGGGAACGGGCATGCCGCAGAAAGTGCTGGAACAGGCGTTCGAGCCGTTCTTCACGACGAAGCCGGCTGGAAAGGGCACAGGGCTAGGGCTGAGCCAGGTCTACGGGTTCATTACCCAGTCGGGCGGCGACGTGGTGATATCGAGCGTCGAAGGAGAAGGCACGACCATCGATCTCTATCTGCCGATGGCGCAGGCGGTCGAGTCGGCGAGTACCTTTGCCGCTTCGAAAGTCGAAACGGTTTTACTGGTCGAAGATGAACCGGATGTGCTGGGGCTTGCGACGGAACTCTTCCGCAGCATCGGCTATGAAGTCGTGGTGGCCGCCAGCGCCTCCGAAGCGGTGGCGATCCTGAAGGAACGCGATGATATCGACGTCGTCTTCACGGATATCACCATGCCGCACGGCATGAGTGGCATGGACCTGGCGCATCATGTCCGCGCCGGGTATCCGGACGTCAAGGTGGTGTTGACATCGGGCTACCCGCTCGCCACGTTGCGCGACGAGTATGGCGCTTTCAATGAGTTTCCTTTTGTCTATAAGCCGTACCGCCTGGCCGATCTCGCGAGGGCGCTGAGAGCGTGACGCGGCTTTGATCGAAACATTCCCCGTTGTATTTGCCACTGCGGCCCGAGAGCGAAGCATGCGAACACGCGGCGATGCTGCGCACAGTGCGGCGCGCATGACTCGTCGCGGATTTGCAATGTGTGGAGATCTGACCATTTAACATTTCCGAAGTTATTTAAAGAATTTTCTAAAGGAAATGCTCCTAAAGTTTTCGTAACGGTTGCCGACATTCGTCCCATGACTACGCGCAGGTCCTTCATGCAGCCTGCATAAATCAAGAACGAACGGGGAACTCGCTGTCTGAGAGCGGCGAGTGAGCGGTATGTCGAGGCGATCTACAGGAAGTACCGCCTGCCTGAAGAACGGGCGGGTAGTTCAGTGTTGTTTGCTTGCTCTGGCGGTAGCGTCGTCGCATGCGCACGCGGCGGGCGTCGTCGCGGACGGCGGCACGGCCACATCCGTATCGACGGCTGCGAACGGTCACCAGGTCGTGAACATTGCGCCATCCGTTGGTGGTGTATCGCATAACACCTACGCCCACTTCAACGTTGGAAGCGCCGGGGTCGACCTCAACAATGTCGGCATCAATGCGCGCACCATCGTCAATCAGGTGACGAGCACAGACCCGAGTGTGATTTCGGGGCAGCTCGCCGTGCTCGGTTCGCGGGCAAACGTCGTGCTCGCCAAACCGATGTCGATATTCCTATTGCCAGTATCTTTGCCATTCCGACACTGCTGAATCAGTATGGATTGTCAGCGGGAACATATGTTGGACAATCGAAGGAACAAAATAAATGAAGCGGGCGTCGCTCTCTATTTGCGTTGTACTGCTAGTGAATACGGCGGGATGCGCTGGGCACACGGCGAGCGGAACGTCATCGTCGCCATCGGGCGCGATGGTAACGGACTGCCCTGACTTGAGCGGGAGATACGCGGGAGCGGGAAGAATGGTGCGCGGCGATCCGACTCAGCAGATCGGTTCACGACTGACGCTGGATTTTGTGTTTCCGCCCGCTGACCTGGAGGCCAGGAAGCTGATGGTGTCGCGCTACAAAGTCGACGGACACGGCATCATTGTCCCGCCAGATTACGTCAGGGTAACGAAATCGGGGAGCAACAGCTACGTGATTGCCGCGTTTTATGGAGACTCGGAGATCGGGGAGTACAGCGCCGAGGAACCGCCAAAGACTGAAGTCATATGCAAGGGTGGCGCGCTATACAGAAAGTACCAGGAGAGCACGCGTTCCGACTATGGGCCAAATCATGTGACGACTGAGGATATGGTTCGAATCGACGGCAACGGAGACCTGATATTCCGGCGCGAGATGCGCGTTGCCTACCACGCGCTGATATTCAATCTTCCAATGGGAACAGGGTCATTTTTTGAAGAGTACAGATTCCCTCGCATCAAGTAGATATGCAGATGCTTGTGATGGTTCGACCCTGCTTCGTTGTTCGCTGGCAAAGCGGGTCATCCATTTTTTAGGACGTGCGCTCGGACACCAGCTTGAACGGCCGCAGGTCTGATTCACTCACACGTGGACTATCAGTGCCACGACGCACGCCGCGTCACGGGTTTTGCATCCGATGACGATAAACAACTGCGAGGCGCTGCAGTTCGTGTCGAAAAGGCGCTCATGGCGACCTCACTCTGTCGCGGATAGCGCGAGCGTTGGGTAGTCGGTATAGAACTTCTCCGTGCCCCCAAAAAAGCCTTCACGCTGCGGCTCGTTCATCGGCGCATTGGTCTTGAGCCGCTCGACGAAATCGGGGTTCGCCAGCACCATCGCACCATAGGCTTCCAGATCGGCGGTACCCGATGCCGCGTCGGCACCCACTTGTTCTCGCGGACGTCCCGGACGGTTCAGGATCAGCGTGCCTGTCCAAAGCTTACGAATCTCTGCCAGCAATGGCTCGTCGCCCAGATGCATGATATGCAGATACGCGAGGCCCAGCTTGTCGAGTTCAGCGACAAGGTAGCGGTATAACGCGTGCAGTTCCGCTCCCTCGTCGATACCCCCCATCGCCGTGCCCGGCGACAGGCGGATGGCCGTCCGGTCGGCGCCGATTTCACCGGCGATGGCCGTGGCAACCTCGATGGCAAAGCGCGCGCGATTCTCGATCGAGCCGCCGTATTCGTCGGTGCGCGTATTGGCGCTTGGCGCGAAGAACTGCTGGATCAGGTAGGCGTTGGCGCCATGGATCTCGACGCCGTCGGCGCCCGACTCGACGGCGCGGCGAGCCGCGAAGGCGAAATCCGCGACTGTCCGGCGCACTTCGTCGCTCGACAGTGCGCGCGGCACGGGGATGTCCTGCATGCCGCCGGTCGTGAACATGCCTACGCCCGGCGCGATGGCCGACGGTGCGACAGCGGGGCGGTGGTGCGGCGTGTTATCCGGATGCGACATGCGGCCCGCGTGCATCAGCTGAATGAATATACGGCCGCCTTTGTCATGCACCGCGCTCGTGATCTTCTTCCAGCCTGCTACATGTGCGTCGGTGTAGATGCCCGGTGTCGTCAGGTAGCCCTGGCCGTCGTCCGAAGGCTGCGTGCCTTCCGAGACGATCAGGCCGACCCCGGCGCGCTGCGCGTAATAGCGGGCGGCGAGGTCGCCAGGCGTGCCGTCGTACTGGGCACGCGAACGGGTCATCGGCGCCATGACCAGGCGATTTTGCAGGGTGTAACGGCCAACACGGATGGAATCGAACAGTTTGCTCACGACGGAATCCTCGGATCAGGTTGAACGGGCAGTGGTTCGATCATCCTCTGCTGCACACCGAAGATAAAGATAGTCTTTCGGATATCATTGATCCATTCATGGAGCAATGTGGATGGATGATTACCTGAACGACATGGCTTTGTTCGTGGAAGTGGTGAAGGCCAACGGCTTCCGCCACGCGGCTGAAGCGGTAGGGATACCGAACTCGACGTTGTCCCGCCGGATCAGCGCGCTGGAGAAGAGCATCGGGCTTCGGCTGCTGCACCGCACGACGCGCAAGATCGAACTGACCGAGGCCGGGCAGCTTTACTTCGAACGGTGCAAACGCATCGTCGACGAGGCGCGCCTTGCGCATGAACAACTGGGGGACATGCTTGCGCAGCCCAGTGGGACGCTTCGGGTGTCGTTGCCGGTGGACTTCGCCGTGACTTACCTCGCGCCGTTGATCGTCGAGTTCGCCGACATGTATCCCGGCATCAGCTTCGATTTCGATCTCACCCCGCGGCGGGTCGATCTGGTCAGCGAACCCTATGACGTGGCGATCCGCATTGGCGAATCCGGGAGTTCGCAACTGATCTCGCGCACGCTGGCTTCGCTGACGCCGTACCTGTATGCGTCTCCCCGTTATCTGGAGCGAGCGGGCGAGCCCGGCAAGCCTGCGGATCTGGAGTGGCACGAATGCCTGGCTATCCTGAAGGCGGGCACATGGACATTGCACGACGGAAAACGTACGGCAACGGTTCCGGTACGCGGGCGGATCGCGCTCAACAGTGTCGGCATGATCCGTCGTCTGGCAAGCCTCGATATGGGGATCGTTTTGCTTCCGCAACAAGTCGTCGCCGATGATCTGGCGAGCGGGCTCTTGCGGCCGGTCTTGCCCAGCTGGCACGGTTCGGCGACGCCGATCTACGCGATTACCGAAACCCGTCTGCTACCCGCAAAGACACAACGCTTCATCGAGTTTCTTCAGGCGCGGCTGGCGCGGTAAGCGCCAGGCCGCGAGCGTTGACCGTATGCGGCCAGATCGACTCTGGACGCGATTGGTGATGGTGAGATATTCCCCGTCGATGAATCTGGATGGCCCGCGAGGATAGGATGGTGACGCGGACGCGGACGCGGACGGCATCGACGGCGAGGTGGTGATCTTTTCACGCTTCATGGCGATCTCGAGGAGACACGCCCCCTGATTTCACCGGGAAGGATGGTTTCGGATGTTAGCGCCGACGTGTGGCGTCGCGTCGGATGTCACGGGCACAGCGCGAACGAATGCATTCGTTCGCCCCTTGTTATCTGATGGCATGCCGCTGCGCGGCACATGTCCATTGATATCTTCGGCTTCGCTCGAGCGCGTAAAGCGCAAGTGGGTGATGTCGGTCGGGAAGAACATGCTCCAGCTCCATTCGACAAAGATCCGCAGCTTGCGGCCGAGCGTCGGAACGCGGGACAGATAGAAGGCGCGAGCGAGTCGTTGCCGCCAGGAATCATCAGGCTTGCCCAGCCCATCAGTGCACCTCCGCTCAGGCAGCGCGCCCGTTGCAATGCCGTCACGCGCGTCGCCCGTGCTTGTGCGCCGCGCATCGCGCGGGTGACTGGGGCTGACGTCGCGCCCAACTGCAGTGCACCGAACAGCGGGGCGCGCGAGCAGGTGCCGCCCGCATGCCCTTGTGCAAGATCGGCGAGCGCGTCGGTGTAAGTCCAGGCTCCATCGAGCACGAACAGCAGCACGAAGGTGATGCCGCACGCGGGCAAGAAGTACAGACCTCATGCGCACATGAAGTCCGTTCCGCAAAACGACAATGGGTGGGCGCCATCAGAACGTTTGATGCTCAAGGCGTCATCGTGGTGAGAAGGATCTTCTTCCCGTCCTTGTAACCGTATAGCGTCAGCCTTGGGTTCTTCACATCACCCTTGCCGTCGAACTGAATGCCGCCAATCAGGCCTTGATAATCGGTCGAGCGAGCCGTTGCCAGAACTTTCGCGCGATCAGTGCTACCACTGCGTTTCATGGCATCGACGATGACCATGACTGAGTCGTAGGCATACGGCGCATAGATCTGGACAGTAGTTCCGAACCGCTTTTCATACTCTTTTTCGAATGTCGGACCCGCCTTCATCCGGGATAGCGGGAGTCCGGCAATACTGCAAACCAGATTGTCGACGGCTGGGCCGGCCAGCGACGCGACTTCATCTGAGCAGGTGCCATCGCCGCCGAGCACCTTCGCCTTGAGTCCCAATTGTGCTGCCTGTTTGATAAATGGTCCGGCCGTCGCATCCATTCCACCATAGAAGATGACATCCGGAGATTGCCCCTTTATTTTGGTAATGAGCCCCTTGAAGTCGATGGCCTTGTCGTTGGTCGCTTCTCGTGCGACGACTTGTGCGCCGCCGCCCTTGATTGCTTCTGAAAACTGATCGGCGAGCCCCTGACCGTATGCTGTGCTGTCGTCGACGATAGCAACTTTCTTCGCTTTCAAGGTTTGCAAAGCGTAGTGCGCGAGCACGGGCGACTGTTGTGCATCTGTCGCGACGAGACGATAAGTCGTGTTGAAACCTTGCTGCGTGAACTGCGGATTGGTTGAGTCCGGTGAAATTTGCAGCACCTGGGCGTCGTGGTAGATGCGCGATGCTGCAATTGAAACGCCGGAGTTCAGGTGCCCGACGACTGCCACCACGCCGTCATCGACCAGGCGTTGCGCGACCTGAGTCCCCTGGCGCGGATCGGCCTGATCATCCACGGCGACAAGTTCCAGCTTTATCTTTTGCCCAGCGACGACAAGACCGTGACGGTTGATGTCTTCCACTGCCAACCGGGCTCCGTTCTCGTTTTCCTTTCCGAGGTTTGCAATTGCGCCGGTGGTCGGCGCTGCGCTGCCGATTTTCACGATCTTGATGTCATCAGCCGCGTACGACATGCAGCATGCGAACGACAGCGCCATTACCGCGAAGCCTGTTTTGATATGACTGGTCATTCTCCCGCTCCCAATAGCAATCAGCCTGTTGAAGTTCTCCTGCAAATCACGTCGAGGAGAGTGGAACAAAGGCTATGGGTGCAAAAAGACCATGACAATTGACTCTTTTGGATGCTCGTATAACGCGGGG includes:
- a CDS encoding response regulator — protein: MTDTTSQTVANVLLVDDDAENLWSLQLALESDGHHVSVAGDANGALDILRREAIHLMITDYEMPGIDGAELCRLVHEQPAHCGLPIVLLSAAAEPPDLRQSWTRFFRKPARIRDLTAALDAHVAMRQPAMRLPHPKACVRAVLRCQNLPASRWIAVEPRCWP
- a CDS encoding alkene reductase, producing the protein MSKLFDSIRVGRYTLQNRLVMAPMTRSRAQYDGTPGDLAARYYAQRAGVGLIVSEGTQPSDDGQGYLTTPGIYTDAHVAGWKKITSAVHDKGGRIFIQLMHAGRMSHPDNTPHHRPAVAPSAIAPGVGMFTTGGMQDIPVPRALSSDEVRRTVADFAFAARRAVESGADGVEIHGANAYLIQQFFAPSANTRTDEYGGSIENRARFAIEVATAIAGEIGADRTAIRLSPGTAMGGIDEGAELHALYRYLVAELDKLGLAYLHIMHLGDEPLLAEIRKLWTGTLILNRPGRPREQVGADAASGTADLEAYGAMVLANPDFVERLKTNAPMNEPQREGFFGGTEKFYTDYPTLALSATE
- a CDS encoding branched-chain amino acid ABC transporter substrate-binding protein, which translates into the protein MALSFACCMSYAADDIKIVKIGSAAPTTGAIANLGKENENGARLAVEDINRHGLVVAGQKIKLELVAVDDQADPRQGTQVAQRLVDDGVVAVVGHLNSGVSIAASRIYHDAQVLQISPDSTNPQFTQQGFNTTYRLVATDAQQSPVLAHYALQTLKAKKVAIVDDSTAYGQGLADQFSEAIKGGGAQVVAREATNDKAIDFKGLITKIKGQSPDVIFYGGMDATAGPFIKQAAQLGLKAKVLGGDGTCSDEVASLAGPAVDNLVCSIAGLPLSRMKAGPTFEKEYEKRFGTTVQIYAPYAYDSVMVIVDAMKRSGSTDRAKVLATARSTDYQGLIGGIQFDGKGDVKNPRLTLYGYKDGKKILLTTMTP
- a CDS encoding cytochrome c, with the translated sequence MSEDDSQALRLKQGGALLTEGEDDAAARRRAHYAWPADGIDADAQLVVEASVAADGTMAKWHYRARVGDTASEARGSRTQASLPPLLYRHAHASVAVDDPSRLIPTQAHAFARESFIDEVAHDARRDPVALRLDHLDVTRDAGARQIIRMVSERAAWGAAPQAAQAPASPWLRGRGFAFDGQTREATRRVDALPDYSPGNTRAEPPPMGWSAWVVDLDVNRVTGDIAVRRVVAGQGAGTPDAAALQGLPAWQIEEAIARATGVRRIARASHDEAGGAATPVSHDLIDAQNERASNVTPRSALDDRRIEQAAAPVAAAIANALYDATGVRFRAPPFDPEQIRRAFAAAGPAVMLDAPAAARRPSRWRRWLAGGGIGGVAGGLIGLACSILPGPSPIAPLPAGAGADASMWSAAMLERGRQVAIAGDCAVCHTAPGGHVNAGGLALQTPFGTVWSTNITPDRDTGIGAWSYEAFARAMRQGIARDGRHLYPAFPYTAFARMSESDMMALYAYLMSQPAVQHAAPETKLPFPMNQRRLVAGWNWLFHDARAYQPDAQQSALWNRGKYLVDGAAHCGACHTPRNALGAEKGGFAYLGGGSAEGWDAPALVAARAAPVPWTEDALFTYLRKGFSAEHGVAAGPMAPVVAGLASLPEPDVRAIAHYIASLSPPVDPAVAAQAAAQRAAGANADALTAAGFQNGRRMFEAACAVCHAESGGVGHLGVRPLMGLNTSVSQASPENLLRVMMRGIAQPATEGLGYMPGFKDSFDDQQLAELAGYIRARYAPGQPAWHGLAEAAAGLREAVH
- a CDS encoding ATP-binding protein; this encodes MSDIHKTHHRAHETAETAEQFRILVQGVTDYAIYMLSPAGVVTSWNVGAERIKGYSHAEILGRHFSCFYTDADRADGAPAMILATAAREGRAEREGWRVRKDGSRFWAHVVVDAIRDERGELLGFAKVTRDITERKQSAAALEKANVALFQAQKMEAIGRLTGGVAHDFNNLLAVLSNGLQVLATQSRTHLDMKMIDGMRRAIDRGASLTQQLLSFARQQPLRPEVHDLNLLIRDFEPMLVKVRADNRTKCELDLTGDSAFALVDAARFEATLLNLVVNAVDAMHDGGTVTVATATVESDRAVTAVLTAGRYVRISVSDTGTGMPQKVLEQAFEPFFTTKPAGKGTGLGLSQVYGFITQSGGDVVISSVEGEGTTIDLYLPMAQAVESASTFAASKVETVLLVEDEPDVLGLATELFRSIGYEVVVAASASEAVAILKERDDIDVVFTDITMPHGMSGMDLAHHVRAGYPDVKVVLTSGYPLATLRDEYGAFNEFPFVYKPYRLADLARALRA
- a CDS encoding LysR family transcriptional regulator, producing the protein MDDYLNDMALFVEVVKANGFRHAAEAVGIPNSTLSRRISALEKSIGLRLLHRTTRKIELTEAGQLYFERCKRIVDEARLAHEQLGDMLAQPSGTLRVSLPVDFAVTYLAPLIVEFADMYPGISFDFDLTPRRVDLVSEPYDVAIRIGESGSSQLISRTLASLTPYLYASPRYLERAGEPGKPADLEWHECLAILKAGTWTLHDGKRTATVPVRGRIALNSVGMIRRLASLDMGIVLLPQQVVADDLASGLLRPVLPSWHGSATPIYAITETRLLPAKTQRFIEFLQARLAR